A genomic region of Desulfosarcina ovata subsp. ovata contains the following coding sequences:
- a CDS encoding sacsin N-terminal ATP-binding-like domain-containing protein: MPSNYDHIRNDEKRNEAILDKALKLLGKMYSDRTHFVFELLQNAEDARASKVLFNLFEDKLEVFHDGRLFDEKDVRGICGVGEGTKAEDLTQIGKFGIGFKSVYAYTTTPEIHSGHESFRIENYVRPYAVQPRIIGDLWTTHFVFPFNRPDVNPEIACKEISGRLRKLSARTLLFLRNIKEIEYRLLDGMEGVYLRDEAIRGAAREVTVIGQNNGVDESESWLIFERPVEVPDPGDDCPRHVPVEIGFHLEKNEEERRDEVARVKDSPLVVYFPTEKETRFGFLIQGPYKTTPARDNIPKEDDWNANLVRETACLIVDVLPQLKGFGLLDVSLLEALPIRMEDFPSGSMFFPIAKAVRNTLMDQELLPTDDKTYVSAQNAKLASAEWLRNILRNDHLRLLYQKDFKWINGEITETGRYSVLWKYIRQELQVEEVTPDSFSRKIDNSFLEEQSDEWLVRFYGYLLDTEKLWRSPRWSGDSGGLLRSKPIVRLQDDAHVPPFRADGTTPNAYLPPPEDTDFPIVKRSIASDEQAGSFLKRLDLSEPDVFDDIVERVLPKYSKEDVSLISEAEHAADIQKIMRALTSDSEAGKKKVVKEARQTPFLKATDPFGNLAFKKPCVVYQENPDLRLYFSGSTDVWFLSEKASATDPSVWSELGVARKPRFRKMQVDLPWEERSRLRGNQGHTRDIETIDYDIDGLDSFLSNVPQDSQQLIGYSLIIWGFLLEHLKESSYYQFYEGQYRWFYYQERTAYFTATWKRQLRGCSWIPKYGSDSPFKPGEVSLGDLPDQFDRNEKLADLLGMKKDVVFKLAEEAGIPVEDIDLLRRFPEEFSHWKAQIAEQNERPAFPSRTVANPERRQERIWEQLADSPKKEYEERERSVRKTRGAVDPSIWLREQYTNDAGQMVCQICKEEMPFRKRDGQYYFESVEALSVDYFTREHEAQYLALCPVCAARYKEFVKLDERVMEALNQVLRASDEGEVPLNLGELETSIKFVGSHFIDMKAILEAED; this comes from the coding sequence ATGCCGAGTAACTACGATCACATACGCAATGACGAAAAACGGAACGAGGCTATTCTTGACAAGGCCCTCAAGCTCTTGGGCAAAATGTATTCTGACAGAACACATTTTGTCTTTGAGCTTCTGCAAAACGCCGAGGACGCCAGAGCTTCAAAAGTCCTGTTTAATCTTTTCGAGGACAAGCTCGAGGTGTTCCACGACGGCCGCCTATTTGATGAGAAAGATGTTCGTGGCATTTGCGGGGTGGGTGAAGGCACGAAGGCTGAAGATCTCACACAGATCGGCAAATTCGGTATCGGCTTTAAGTCTGTCTATGCATATACGACCACGCCTGAAATTCATTCTGGACATGAAAGCTTCAGAATCGAAAACTACGTTCGCCCCTATGCCGTGCAGCCGCGGATTATAGGAGATTTATGGACGACTCATTTTGTGTTTCCTTTCAACAGACCCGATGTCAATCCGGAAATCGCATGCAAGGAAATCAGCGGAAGGCTTCGTAAGCTGAGCGCTAGAACACTTCTTTTCCTTCGAAATATTAAGGAGATCGAATACAGGCTGCTGGATGGGATGGAAGGTGTTTATCTGCGGGATGAGGCTATTCGGGGTGCTGCAAGGGAAGTAACGGTCATTGGGCAGAACAACGGCGTAGATGAAAGTGAGAGCTGGTTGATATTTGAACGACCCGTGGAAGTCCCTGACCCTGGCGATGATTGCCCTCGTCACGTCCCGGTCGAGATTGGTTTTCATCTTGAGAAAAACGAAGAGGAACGTCGAGATGAGGTTGCAAGAGTTAAGGATTCACCGCTTGTGGTCTACTTCCCAACGGAAAAAGAGACTCGATTCGGGTTTTTGATCCAGGGGCCGTACAAGACGACTCCTGCTCGGGACAATATACCAAAAGAGGACGATTGGAATGCGAATCTGGTACGAGAGACCGCGTGCCTTATCGTTGATGTATTACCGCAGCTTAAGGGTTTTGGTCTTTTGGATGTCTCGCTGCTTGAGGCGTTACCGATAAGGATGGAAGATTTTCCTTCAGGTAGTATGTTTTTTCCGATTGCTAAGGCCGTGCGTAATACGCTTATGGACCAAGAACTACTACCAACCGATGATAAAACTTATGTTTCGGCCCAGAATGCCAAATTGGCAAGTGCTGAATGGTTGAGAAATATATTGCGAAATGATCATCTCAGGCTTCTATATCAAAAAGATTTTAAATGGATTAATGGAGAGATAACCGAAACGGGACGTTATAGTGTGCTTTGGAAATATATTCGGCAAGAACTGCAAGTCGAAGAGGTGACCCCCGATAGCTTTTCAAGAAAGATCGATAATTCTTTCTTAGAGGAACAAAGCGACGAATGGCTTGTAAGGTTCTATGGATACTTGTTGGACACAGAAAAACTTTGGCGTTCTCCAAGATGGTCCGGCGATTCGGGAGGACTTCTCCGTTCCAAGCCTATTGTACGGCTCCAAGATGATGCTCACGTGCCCCCTTTCAGGGCTGATGGAACAACGCCAAATGCCTATTTGCCTCCCCCGGAAGATACTGATTTCCCGATTGTGAAGCGGTCGATTGCAAGCGATGAGCAAGCGGGAAGCTTCCTGAAACGTTTGGATCTTTCGGAGCCGGATGTTTTTGACGACATCGTTGAGAGGGTTCTACCCAAATACTCGAAAGAGGATGTGTCATTGATCTCGGAGGCTGAGCACGCGGCGGATATTCAAAAAATTATGCGTGCTTTGACCTCTGATTCAGAGGCTGGGAAGAAAAAGGTTGTTAAGGAAGCAAGGCAGACACCTTTTCTCAAAGCAACCGACCCTTTTGGGAACTTGGCGTTCAAAAAGCCATGCGTTGTATATCAGGAAAACCCGGATTTGCGACTATATTTTTCGGGCTCAACAGATGTTTGGTTTCTATCCGAAAAAGCTTCAGCAACCGACCCCAGCGTTTGGAGCGAACTTGGCGTTGCGAGAAAACCGCGTTTTAGAAAAATGCAAGTTGATCTGCCTTGGGAGGAGAGAAGCAGATTACGAGGAAATCAGGGGCATACAAGAGATATTGAAACTATCGATTACGATATTGATGGATTGGATAGTTTCTTATCAAACGTTCCACAAGATAGCCAACAGTTAATAGGATATTCACTAATTATCTGGGGCTTTCTTCTGGAGCATCTTAAGGAGAGCTCCTATTATCAATTTTATGAAGGACAATACAGGTGGTTTTATTATCAGGAGCGGACAGCGTATTTTACCGCCACCTGGAAGAGACAACTTCGTGGCTGTTCGTGGATACCTAAATATGGCAGTGATAGTCCATTCAAGCCAGGCGAGGTAAGCCTTGGCGATCTTCCTGATCAATTTGATCGTAACGAAAAATTGGCTGACCTTCTCGGTATGAAGAAGGATGTTGTTTTTAAGCTTGCTGAAGAAGCAGGTATTCCAGTAGAAGACATCGATTTATTACGGAGATTTCCCGAAGAATTTAGCCATTGGAAAGCACAGATTGCCGAACAAAATGAAAGGCCAGCATTTCCGTCAAGGACGGTAGCGAATCCTGAGCGCCGGCAGGAAAGGATTTGGGAGCAACTCGCCGATTCCCCAAAAAAGGAATACGAGGAACGCGAAAGAAGCGTTAGGAAAACCAGGGGGGCTGTCGACCCTTCTATTTGGCTCAGAGAGCAGTACACCAACGATGCCGGTCAAATGGTCTGTCAAATCTGCAAGGAGGAGATGCCGTTCAGAAAGCGCGATGGTCAGTACTATTTTGAATCGGTCGAGGCGCTTTCTGTTGACTATTTCACGAGAGAGCATGAGGCTCAATATCTGGCCTTATGTCCGGTGTGCGCTGCGAGATATAAGGAATTCGTGAAACTTGACGAGCGCGTGATGGAGGCATTGAATCAGGTATTGAGGGCTTCTGATGAAGGTGAAGTACCTCTGAACCTGGGTGAGTTAGAAACAAGCATCAAGTTTGTTGGAAGTCATTTCATTGATATGAAAGCGATTCTTGAAGCGGAAGATTGA
- a CDS encoding PGN_0703 family putative restriction endonuclease, producing the protein MAEMNSRQLAQTWPFKRYKVFERELRDAAAEWFSRKGLATTARMRYCLKSHDSWPENIICTDVAEYIRQEHERNLGKDSFPLHKYLHHGLSSQAMVFNLVGPLIVRKDLEPLRVAIEKAGMPWPTGEVTAGFEHDDRAVFNEDSGQPTSIDLAISGKTARIFIEAKLVEREFGGCSVFSGGDCDGRNPISYGIDGCYLHHIGRKYWERINEFGFGETAFASGPICPFISYYQFFREVLFSLKKDGCFVLLHDERNPAFLKVSKDGKKSGLWPFLMESVPAEHASSVGRVTIQQLVSAIDESVRHHDWIDEFKQKYGIE; encoded by the coding sequence ATGGCTGAAATGAACAGCAGACAGCTGGCGCAAACATGGCCATTTAAACGTTATAAGGTATTTGAACGTGAACTGAGGGATGCTGCTGCAGAATGGTTCTCCAGAAAGGGCTTGGCCACAACCGCGAGAATGCGGTATTGCCTCAAATCCCATGATAGCTGGCCGGAAAATATCATTTGCACTGACGTGGCCGAGTACATCAGGCAAGAGCATGAACGGAATTTAGGTAAGGATTCTTTCCCGCTTCACAAGTACCTTCACCACGGCCTGAGCAGCCAGGCAATGGTTTTCAATCTTGTGGGACCATTGATTGTCAGAAAAGACCTCGAACCGCTACGCGTAGCTATCGAGAAAGCAGGAATGCCCTGGCCGACCGGGGAAGTCACCGCTGGATTTGAGCACGACGACCGGGCAGTTTTTAACGAAGATTCCGGGCAGCCCACATCAATTGATCTGGCCATATCCGGGAAGACCGCAAGAATCTTCATCGAGGCAAAACTCGTGGAAAGGGAATTCGGCGGCTGTTCTGTTTTTTCAGGCGGTGATTGTGATGGAAGGAACCCTATCTCGTATGGGATTGACGGCTGTTACCTTCACCACATTGGACGAAAATATTGGGAGCGAATAAACGAGTTCGGCTTCGGGGAGACTGCTTTCGCATCCGGGCCCATATGCCCGTTTATCAGTTACTACCAGTTTTTCAGGGAGGTGTTGTTCTCGCTCAAAAAGGACGGCTGTTTCGTGCTCCTTCACGACGAAAGAAACCCTGCATTTCTGAAGGTTTCCAAGGACGGAAAGAAGTCTGGCTTATGGCCGTTTCTCATGGAATCTGTGCCAGCAGAGCATGCCTCCAGTGTCGGGAGGGTGACCATCCAGCAGCTTGTCAGTGCGATTGATGAATCAGTTCGCCATCACGACTGGATCGACGAGTTCAAACAGAAATATGGAATCGAATGA
- a CDS encoding deaminase produces MAGLFIAVLVNVQPYCLKDLINESAFKELTEFCRAVHAEMDALISVARSGRGSTSGSIMYVTAQPCHNCTKHIICSGIKKVIYLEPYPKSLGLELHSDAIELDPIDDRCLGKKLVLTPYSGVAPHRYHDFFVKRDERKNDKGHYLVRSKEEQAFKPRFAHRLTKRNRSHLDKSNPHPITANELKHFIEIISMVDRYENKVTKKNGGKNARSDLRKKL; encoded by the coding sequence TTGGCAGGCCTTTTTATTGCCGTCTTGGTTAACGTTCAACCATATTGTCTAAAAGATCTTATTAATGAATCGGCCTTTAAGGAATTAACTGAGTTTTGTCGTGCTGTGCATGCCGAAATGGATGCACTTATAAGTGTAGCTAGATCTGGACGAGGTTCGACTTCTGGCAGTATAATGTATGTTACTGCACAACCCTGCCACAATTGTACTAAGCATATTATTTGCTCGGGAATCAAAAAAGTTATTTATTTAGAACCATATCCCAAAAGTTTAGGTTTAGAGCTTCATTCTGATGCAATAGAGTTAGACCCAATTGACGATAGGTGTCTTGGGAAAAAATTAGTGTTAACACCCTATAGTGGTGTTGCGCCACATAGATACCATGATTTTTTTGTTAAGAGAGATGAACGAAAGAACGATAAAGGACATTATTTAGTAAGATCAAAAGAAGAACAGGCATTTAAACCAAGGTTTGCGCATAGACTAACAAAACGAAATCGTTCGCACCTAGATAAGTCGAATCCACATCCTATAACGGCAAATGAACTAAAGCATTTCATTGAGATCATATCTATGGTAGATAGATATGAAAATAAGGTAACTAAAAAGAATGGAGGGAAAAATGCCAGATCAGATCTTAGAAAGAAATTATGA
- a CDS encoding IS110 family transposase, giving the protein MNKIVKYVGLDVHKDSITIAIADEGRDGNVRVYGKISNDLGQIDNVMRKLISQNAELHCVYEAGPCGYPIYRHLTSKGIDCVVVAPALIPKKTGDRVKNDRRDATHLATLHRSGELTPVYVPDQADEALRDLVRARKDIQISLRKVKQQINAFLLRQGISYPGKSKWGKAHLNWLAELKMQHPAQHIALTEYLDAMEDHEARVKRIEKAIEQCCQTSRLLPVIEALQALRGISLLSAVTVVAELGDLSRFDTPAQLMAYLGLIPSEHSSGGTIKKGPITKTGNTHARRTLIESAQAYRMPARKSKAIRKRQEGLPDDVLDIAWNAQLRLCHRYRRLIAKGKNHNVVITAIARELAGFIWAIARAVPIVAAER; this is encoded by the coding sequence ATGAACAAGATAGTAAAGTATGTTGGTTTAGATGTCCACAAAGATTCGATTACCATTGCTATCGCCGATGAAGGACGTGACGGAAACGTTCGAGTGTATGGAAAAATCAGCAACGACCTGGGGCAGATTGATAACGTCATGCGAAAACTGATTTCACAAAACGCCGAATTGCATTGTGTTTACGAAGCAGGTCCGTGCGGATATCCGATCTATAGGCATTTAACAAGCAAGGGGATCGATTGCGTTGTCGTTGCTCCAGCGTTGATCCCCAAAAAAACAGGTGATCGGGTTAAGAATGATCGCCGTGATGCAACCCACCTGGCGACGCTCCACCGTTCCGGAGAACTGACGCCGGTGTATGTCCCCGATCAGGCCGATGAAGCGCTTCGTGACCTGGTACGTGCACGAAAAGACATCCAAATATCGCTCCGCAAAGTCAAACAACAGATCAATGCCTTTTTATTGCGACAAGGAATCAGTTATCCAGGTAAAAGCAAATGGGGTAAAGCTCATTTAAATTGGCTGGCGGAGCTGAAAATGCAGCATCCTGCCCAGCATATTGCCCTTACCGAATACCTGGACGCCATGGAAGACCATGAGGCCCGCGTTAAGCGCATCGAAAAAGCGATTGAGCAATGTTGCCAAACCAGTCGACTGCTTCCGGTTATCGAGGCTCTGCAAGCGCTCAGGGGGATTTCTTTGCTCAGCGCGGTGACCGTCGTCGCTGAACTGGGGGATCTGAGCCGTTTCGATACGCCGGCACAGCTGATGGCCTATTTGGGTCTGATCCCATCGGAGCATTCAAGCGGTGGCACCATCAAAAAAGGCCCCATTACCAAAACCGGCAATACCCATGCCCGCAGGACGTTGATCGAATCGGCTCAGGCCTATCGTATGCCGGCCCGGAAAAGTAAGGCGATCCGTAAACGCCAGGAAGGCTTGCCGGACGATGTTTTGGATATTGCCTGGAATGCACAGCTACGACTATGCCACCGCTACCGCAGGTTGATTGCAAAGGGCAAAAACCATAACGTGGTCATCACCGCGATTGCACGCGAGTTGGCCGGTTTCATCTGGGCCATTGCCCGGGCTGTTCCAATCGTGGCCGCTGAAAGATGA
- a CDS encoding IS110 family transposase produces the protein MKKIVKYVGLDVHKDSITIAIADEGRDGNVRVYGKISNDLGQIDNVMRKLISQNAELHCVYEAGPCGYPIYRHLTSKGIDCVVVAPALIPKKTGDRVKNDRRDATHLATLHRSGELTPVYVPDQADEALRDLVRARKDIQISLRKVKQQINAFLLRQGINYPGKSKWSKAHLNWLADLKMPHPAQHIALTEYLDAMGDHEARVKRIEKAIEQCCQTSRLLPVIEALQALRGISLLSAVTVVAELGDLSRFDTPAQLMAYLGLIPSEHSSGGTIKKGPITKTGNTHARRTLIESAQAYRMPARKSKAIRKRQEGLPDDVLDIAWNAQLRLCHRYRRLIAKGKNHNVVITAIARELAGFIWAIARAVPIVAAER, from the coding sequence GTGAAAAAGATTGTAAAGTATGTTGGTTTGGATGTCCACAAAGATTCGATTACCATTGCTATCGCCGATGAAGGACGTGACGGAAACGTTCGAGTGTATGGAAAAATCAGCAACGACCTGGGGCAGATTGATAACGTCATGCGAAAACTGATTTCACAAAACGCCGAATTGCATTGTGTTTATGAAGCAGGTCCATGCGGATATCCAATCTACAGGCATTTAACAAGCAAGGGAATCGATTGCGTTGTCGTTGCTCCGGCGCTGATCCCCAAAAAAACCGGTGATCGGGTTAAAAACGATCGCCGAGATGCAACCCACCTGGCGACGCTCCACCGTTCCGGAGAACTGACGCCGGTGTATGTCCCCGATCAGGCCGATGAAGCACTTCGTGACCTGGTACGTGCACGAAAAGACATCCAAATATCGCTCCGCAAAGTCAAACAACAGATCAATGCCTTTTTATTGCGACAAGGGATCAATTATCCAGGTAAAAGCAAATGGAGTAAAGCGCATTTAAATTGGCTGGCGGATCTGAAGATGCCGCATCCGGCCCAGCACATTGCCCTTACCGAATACCTGGACGCCATGGGAGACCATGAGGCCCGCGTTAAGCGCATCGAAAAAGCGATTGAGCAATGTTGCCAAACCAGTCGATTGCTTCCGGTTATCGAGGCTCTGCAAGCGCTCAGGGGGATTTCTTTGCTCAGCGCGGTGACCGTCGTCGCTGAACTGGGGGATCTGAGCCGTTTCGATACGCCGGCACAGCTGATGGCCTATTTGGGTCTGATCCCATCGGAGCATTCAAGCGGTGGCACCATCAAAAAAGGCCCCATTACCAAAACCGGCAATACCCATGCCCGCAGGACGTTGATCGAATCGGCTCAGGCCTATCGTATGCCGGCCCGGAAAAGTAAGGCGATCCGTAAACGCCAGGAAGGCTTGCCGGACGATGTTTTGGATATTGCCTGGAATGCACAGCTACGACTATGCCACCGCTACCGCAGGTTGATTGCAAAGGGCAAAAACCATAACGTGGTCATCACCGCGATTGCACGCGAGTTGGCCGGTTTCATCTGGGCCATTGCCCGGGCTGTTCCAATCGTGGCCGCTGAAAGATGA
- a CDS encoding dCTP deaminase domain-containing protein, translated as MSILTDVDIRDYFEKENPLMIKPFSEECLTPVGYDLRAGGKYVTTDDGRQIELHECMKVTIFPKQTALISTLEKVSMPKDRSISALIVSKVSKVSKGLSHVATTIDADWSGNLIIALTNHSSEKIEICHGESFCTVVFFKNLTPSIKPCEKKDGRPDVFFKDLSKKATEALKKKQYTEKSFFYKSFIAPLIVVFGLMFAYLNFADNGYMITGIVTASVAISQLYHSSLIIKYKK; from the coding sequence ATGAGTATTCTAACTGATGTTGATATTAGAGATTACTTTGAAAAAGAAAATCCGCTGATGATCAAACCATTTTCTGAAGAATGCCTAACACCAGTAGGATATGATCTTAGAGCCGGTGGAAAATATGTTACTACTGATGACGGTAGGCAAATTGAATTACACGAATGTATGAAGGTTACAATATTCCCGAAGCAAACAGCGCTAATCTCAACACTCGAAAAAGTTAGTATGCCAAAGGATAGATCGATATCGGCATTAATAGTTTCAAAAGTGTCAAAAGTATCGAAAGGTCTTTCTCACGTTGCAACAACAATTGATGCTGATTGGAGTGGTAATCTAATAATAGCTCTAACCAATCACTCCTCCGAAAAAATAGAAATTTGTCATGGAGAATCTTTTTGTACAGTGGTATTCTTTAAAAATTTAACACCATCAATAAAACCATGTGAAAAAAAAGATGGAAGGCCGGACGTTTTTTTTAAAGATTTATCAAAGAAAGCAACAGAGGCTCTAAAAAAGAAACAATATACTGAAAAAAGTTTTTTTTACAAGTCATTTATAGCTCCTCTAATAGTTGTTTTCGGTTTAATGTTTGCTTATTTGAATTTTGCAGACAACGGATATATGATTACTGGGATTGTGACTGCTAGTGTAGCTATCTCACAATTATATCACAGTTCACTTATAATAAAGTATAAAAAATGA
- a CDS encoding tyrosine-type recombinase/integrase gives MRGRIYSDQKCPICGGQFIHDDRRRGLFCDQHPNQQATGRFRVQFGRNTRKRFNSYQEAERFLDGLRWEVDQGTFDPRDYRINNPLGFETLALKWLEVKKKEVKQKSYNNLRNYMTKAIAAWGQMNVKTIGYGEIEDFLHSQEVSDKTKSNMKSGLHNFFLWVKRREKIPMPDFPETPFELGFRKIIDKETQSVIINEIYRLTYHINPKIWLGIKWLATYISIRPGELLNLKEKDIDLKLKYFIIPHPKEKRPKLVPMIDEDMDILKAMPRGLPEIQFFRHAKGISGVRAGQKFGDKYLYKWWKKACRNLGIEGLDLYGGTRHSSTTSLREKFTPEEIRSAGTLHTTNKAFDRYLQINSSDSKRIYESISKQSKAK, from the coding sequence ATGCGCGGCCGGATCTACTCCGATCAAAAATGCCCTATTTGCGGTGGTCAATTTATACATGACGATCGGCGGCGTGGTCTATTCTGTGATCAGCACCCCAACCAGCAGGCCACAGGGCGCTTCCGAGTTCAGTTTGGCAGAAACACTCGAAAACGTTTCAATAGTTATCAAGAGGCGGAAAGATTTTTGGATGGCCTTCGGTGGGAGGTCGACCAAGGGACTTTTGATCCCCGTGACTATAGGATAAATAATCCGTTAGGCTTTGAAACGCTTGCTTTGAAGTGGTTGGAGGTTAAAAAGAAAGAGGTTAAGCAGAAATCATATAATAATCTCCGAAATTACATGACTAAAGCCATTGCAGCCTGGGGGCAGATGAACGTCAAAACAATTGGATATGGCGAAATAGAGGATTTCCTGCATTCTCAAGAGGTTTCAGATAAAACAAAATCAAATATGAAGTCTGGATTGCATAATTTTTTTTTATGGGTAAAAAGACGTGAAAAAATTCCAATGCCTGACTTTCCCGAAACGCCGTTTGAGCTTGGATTCAGAAAAATAATTGATAAAGAAACTCAGTCGGTCATTATTAATGAGATTTATCGTCTTACGTATCATATTAATCCTAAGATTTGGTTAGGTATTAAATGGTTAGCTACATATATATCAATTAGGCCGGGCGAATTATTAAATCTAAAAGAAAAAGATATTGATCTCAAACTTAAATACTTCATTATTCCTCATCCAAAAGAAAAACGGCCAAAGTTGGTTCCAATGATTGATGAAGATATGGATATTCTTAAAGCGATGCCTCGTGGATTACCTGAGATTCAATTTTTTAGACATGCTAAAGGTATATCAGGTGTTAGAGCAGGACAAAAATTTGGAGATAAATACCTTTATAAATGGTGGAAAAAAGCTTGTAGAAATCTTGGAATTGAAGGCCTTGATTTATATGGGGGTACTCGACATAGCTCTACAACTTCCCTGAGAGAGAAGTTTACACCAGAAGAAATAAGAAGTGCAGGGACACTTCATACTACAAATAAAGCATTTGATAGGTATCTTCAAATTAATTCATCTGATTCAAAAAGAATTTATGAATCAATATCAAAGCAAAGCAAAGCAAAGTAA
- a CDS encoding nucleotidyltransferase domain-containing protein, whose translation MKRQQIISILKKQPGLLRTYSIQHIYLFGSVARNEAIDTSDVDLLVGSTSLLN comes from the coding sequence ATGAAACGCCAGCAGATCATAAGCATTTTAAAAAAACAGCCGGGTCTGTTGCGAACGTATTCCATTCAACATATCTATCTTTTCGGATCGGTTGCCAGAAACGAGGCGATCGATACCAGCGATGTTGACCTTCTCGTTGGGTCCACCTCCCTTCTCAACTGA
- a CDS encoding ABC transporter substrate-binding protein: MKFVEKKWLVVTVVILVCYLISIDAWAADAKKTIVFNDRSWDSIQVHNRIAGFILEHGYGYRVDYMFADSMASLTGLGKGDIDVLMEMWVQTNIAGYKKLTESGKMVDLGPNFTNAPSGWYIPTYMVKGDPKRGIKPVAPDLKTVEDLPRYWELFKDPESPNKGRFYNNPSSWALTYEINETKIHTYGLDQYYNVFDSGSEMALVTSMVSAYENGKPWLGYFWEPTWVMGTLDMTMIGEPAYDPKRWVKKDYGCAWAADNVVICVNSKLVETNPDVVSFLKRYETSVPLTSSILAYMKDSGGKPEDAAIWFLREYPDAWHKWVPDNTIKRIEDAL, encoded by the coding sequence ATGAAATTCGTCGAGAAAAAATGGTTGGTGGTGACCGTTGTAATACTGGTTTGCTATCTGATCTCAATTGACGCATGGGCTGCTGATGCCAAAAAGACCATTGTCTTCAATGATCGGTCTTGGGACAGCATTCAGGTCCACAACCGAATTGCCGGATTTATTCTTGAGCATGGTTATGGATACCGTGTGGATTACATGTTTGCCGATTCCATGGCATCCCTGACAGGCCTGGGTAAGGGAGACATTGATGTTTTGATGGAAATGTGGGTTCAGACGAACATTGCCGGTTATAAGAAGCTGACCGAATCAGGAAAAATGGTTGACCTTGGGCCCAATTTTACCAATGCTCCCAGCGGTTGGTATATTCCCACGTATATGGTCAAGGGAGACCCGAAGCGAGGCATAAAGCCGGTGGCGCCCGATCTTAAAACCGTGGAAGACCTGCCCCGCTACTGGGAGCTGTTCAAGGACCCGGAATCCCCGAACAAGGGCCGGTTTTACAATAACCCGTCTTCCTGGGCCCTGACTTATGAGATCAACGAGACCAAAATACACACTTACGGCCTGGACCAATACTACAATGTATTCGATTCAGGCTCCGAGATGGCTCTGGTGACATCCATGGTTTCAGCCTACGAAAACGGAAAGCCATGGCTGGGATATTTCTGGGAACCGACCTGGGTAATGGGCACGCTGGACATGACCATGATCGGCGAGCCGGCATATGATCCGAAACGTTGGGTAAAAAAGGATTACGGGTGTGCCTGGGCCGCCGACAATGTCGTTATCTGCGTGAACAGCAAGCTGGTTGAAACCAATCCGGATGTGGTCTCGTTTTTAAAGCGGTACGAGACATCGGTGCCCCTGACCAGTTCCATTCTGGCATACATGAAAGACTCGGGCGGCAAGCCCGAAGATGCGGCGATCTGGTTTTTACGGGAATACCCCGATGCATGGCACAAGTGGGTTCCGGATAATACCATCAAACGGATTGAGGATGCCCTGTAG
- a CDS encoding quaternary amine ABC transporter ATP-binding protein — protein sequence MEHDTVTGSRIEITHLWKAFGLSRRKTPAEMDRYSREPSLVHGKKQVIAVRDISFSVDEGEVFVIMGLSGSGKSTLIRCVLRLVEPNAGEIVVNGKNVTAMDKKQLIAFRRTQMAMVFQHFGLLPHRTVLDNVAFGLKVRGVDKKERSGKAADMLKTVGLEHWGSQYPASLSGGMQQRVGLARALVQDADVLLMDEPFSGLDPLIRREMQEELLRLQREMKKTILFVTHDLDEAMRLGNRMAVMGDGMFVQIGTPEEIVQNPVNDYVHRFVKNNC from the coding sequence ATGGAACATGATACCGTAACCGGCAGCCGCATTGAAATAACCCATCTGTGGAAAGCCTTCGGATTGTCGCGCAGGAAAACACCCGCGGAAATGGACCGGTATTCCCGTGAGCCATCCCTGGTTCACGGGAAAAAGCAGGTCATTGCCGTCCGGGACATATCGTTCAGCGTGGACGAAGGAGAAGTGTTCGTCATTATGGGGCTGTCCGGGAGCGGCAAGTCCACGCTGATCCGTTGCGTGTTGCGTCTGGTGGAACCCAACGCAGGGGAGATTGTGGTGAACGGGAAAAACGTCACTGCCATGGACAAGAAGCAACTGATTGCTTTCCGCCGAACCCAAATGGCCATGGTGTTTCAGCATTTTGGCTTATTGCCCCACCGAACGGTTCTGGACAATGTTGCCTTTGGATTGAAGGTTCGGGGCGTCGATAAAAAAGAGAGATCGGGAAAAGCCGCAGATATGCTGAAAACCGTGGGGCTGGAGCATTGGGGGTCTCAATACCCGGCCAGTTTATCGGGAGGCATGCAGCAACGGGTCGGGCTGGCCAGGGCGCTGGTTCAGGATGCCGATGTTCTTCTGATGGATGAACCATTCAGCGGTCTGGATCCATTGATCAGAAGGGAAATGCAGGAAGAATTATTACGCCTGCAAAGAGAAATGAAAAAAACCATTCTCTTTGTCACCCATGATCTTGATGAGGCCATGCGCCTGGGAAACCGGATGGCCGTCATGGGCGACGGGATGTTCGTTCAGATCGGGACACCTGAAGAGATCGTCCAAAATCCAGTGAACGACTATGTGCACCGTTTTGTGAAGAATAACTGCTGA